In the genome of Abyssalbus ytuae, the window AATATTGAAGTGAAGTCAAAAAGAATTGTAATTACCGGTGGTCCGGGTACTGGCAAAACGTCAATCATAAAAAAACTCGAATCAGACGGTTATTATTGCTATCATGAGTTTATCCGTACCATGACTAAAAATGAAATAGAAAAAGATAATTCAGGAGTCTTTAACACCAATCCTGTGCTATTTGCTTCAGACCCATATGAATTTAATAAACAAATATTAAACAATAGGATTCTTCAATTTACAAAAGGCTTTTTAATGGATGAGGATATAATATTCTACGACAGGGGAATTCCCGATGTATTGGCATATATGGATTATTTTAAGCAGATATATGATGGCAATTTTGATAATGCCTGTAAAAATCATAGATACGATGTTGCTTTTATACTACCTCCCTGGAAAGATATTTACATTTCAGATGAAGAACGCCTTGAAAATTTTGAACAGGCAGTAGAAATATACAGTTATTTAAAAAACACTTACGAAAGGTTTGGATACAAACTTATTGAAGTTCCCGTTGGACAAGTTAATTTTAGAGCAGATTTTATTGAAGATATGATAAAAAATATTTAATGCTTTATCCTCATGAAATTTTAAAAAAATACTGGAAGTTTGAAACTTTCAAATCTCCTCAGGAAGAAATAATTGAAAGTGTTTTAAATAATATAGACACTCTTGCATTGTTACCCACCGGCGGTGGAAAATCAGTTTGTTTTCAGGTGCCGGCGTTAGCAAAACAAGGTATATGCATTGTCATTTCCCCTTTGGTAGCTCTTATAAATGACCAGGTGGAAAACCTGAAAAAAAAAGGAATAAAAGCCATTGCCCTTACCGGAGGTTTAAAATATGAAGAGGTTGATACCATGCTGGATAATTGTATTTATGGCAACTACAAATTTTTATATTTATCACCCGAACGTTTACAGCAGGAACTTGTATTAGACCGGATTAAACAAATGCCTGTATCACTCATTGCAGTAGATGAAGCCCACTGCATATCAGAATGGGGGCACGATTTCAGGCCCGCATACAGAAATTGTTATGAGTTAAGAAAAGTTTTTCCTCATATAAATATTATAGCACTTACTGCATCAGCCACTCCTGAGGTTGCCAAAGACATTATTGATAATTTACAACTGGAAAACACCAAAGTATTTAAAAAATCATTTGCAAGGCCTAACATAAGCCTAAGGGTAATTGATGAAATTGATAAGTTGTACAGAACGGAACTTATTTTAAAAAAAACACATGGTTCCTCCATAATATATGTAAGAAACAGAAAAGCATGTATAGATATTTCTAATTTACTGAATGAAAAAGGAGTTTCATCCACTTTCTATCACGGCGGTATTTCATCCGATGAAAAAAATAAAAAACTCAATCAATGGTTAAATAATGAAGTAAAAACCATGGTAGCTACCAATGCCTTCGGAATGGGTATAGACAAACCAGATGTAAGAACAGTAATACATTTAAGCCTCCCTGACACCCTTGAAAACTATTATCAGGAGGCCGGAAGATGTGGAAGGGATGGTAAAAAAGCCCAGGCGGTTATTTTAAAAAATAAAGACGATGAAAACCAGGTAAAACAACAATTCTTATCAGTATTACCTAATGTAGAATTTGTTAAACTAGTATACAGAAAGCTTAACAACTATTTCCAGGTTCCATATGGCGAAGGGGAAAATAACAGATTTTCATTACACTTTAACAACTTTTGCAAAACATATAGCTTTAAACCCACCCTTACGTATAATGCAATGAAAGTACTGGATAAATATTCCATTATTTCCTTGTCGGAAAATTTCAACAAAAAAACAACACTTCAATTTATTACTTCCAATCATGAACTATTTAAATATATGGATAGAAATCCGGGTACAGAAAATATATGCCAGAGTATTTTAAGAACCTACGGAGGTATATTTGATATGGAAACAAAAGTTAATACATCATTAATTGCTGCAAAAACATCTTCTACCGAAGAAAAAGTTTATAGAGTTCTTAAACAATTAGAAAATGACAACATAATAAAATGCAATATACAAAACACCGATGCAGAAATCACCTTTTTGGTTCCGAGGGAAGATGATAAAACAATTAATGTTATTGCAAAATATATTAAGCAGCAAAACATACTTAAAGCCAAAAAAGTTCAGGCTGTTATTAATTATATGAATAATAATGAGGTTTGTAAAAGTATACAGTTGCTTAATTATTTTGGCGAAAAAAATACTCCTCCCTGTGGAATATGTTCTGTCTGTAAATCAAACAATAATAAAAACTCTACGGAAATACTAAATGCTATTGCCGGTGAAATAATAAGATGCTTAAAAAAACAACCTTTAAGTTCACGCGATTTAATACAAAACCTTACCTTTAATGAAGAGGCTGTTTTATATGCTATACAAATGCTTTTGGAGCAGGAAAAAATTACTATTAATCAAATAAACCAATATCAAATAATCGAATGATGAGAGATTTAAGGATAGTTTTTATGGGAACCCCCGAATTTGCAGTAGAAACTTTAAAAACTCTTATAAATAACAATTATAACATTGTAGGCGTAATTACCGCCCCCGATAAACCGGCGGGAAGAGGCCGGCGATTAAAAGAATCGGCGGTTAAGGAATATGCGGTGGATAAAGGAATAAAAGTTTTACAACCTGTAAATTTAAAAGATACTTCTTTCATTGAAGAATTAACATCATTACAGGCAAACCTCCAGGTAGTCGTGGCTTTTCGCATGTTACCGCAAATAGTATGGCAAATGCCGCAATACGGTACTTTTAATCTGCATGCTTCTTTACTACCCGATTACCGGGGTGCTGCTCCTATTAACTGGGCTATTATAAACGGAGAAACCAAAACCGGGGTAACAACTTTCTTTATTGACGAAAAAATAGATACAGGGGAAATGATATTACAAAAGGAAGTTGAAATAAATAATAATGATACCGCAGGCACATTGCACGATAAGTTAATGAATGTTGGAGCAAACCTTGTATTAGAAACTGTAAAACTTATAGAAAAAGACGAGGCTATTACAAAAAAACAAACAGAAACCGGTTATTTAAAAGCTGCCAATAAAATACATAAAGACACCTGCAAAATAAATTGGAACAATACCTCTGACATAGTTTACAACTTTATAAGAGGATTAAGCCCCTACCCTACAGCCTGGAGTATTTTGTATAATAATAATGAAGAATTAAACGTTAAAATATACTCAACATCAAAAATTGTTGAAAGTCATACTTTGCAACCAGGACAAATTGTAACCACCAAAAATGAAATGAAGGTGGCAGTAAAAGACGGTTTCATATTTTTAACCGAAATACAATTGCCCGGAAAAAGAAAAATGAACATTACAGATGTTTTAAACGGGTATGAATTTCAAAAAGGGGCTAAAATGCTTTAATCCCTTATTATTGTTGATTTTATAAAAAAAGAGATGAATAATAATGACTTTATTAACAAACGTGGCAAGTTATTAACAAAATAGCCGATTTCCCTTGATATTACTTGCACGAACCGTATTTACGTATAAATTTGTTACACTAATTAAAAAAAATGTTTAACCAAACTATTAATTAAATTCTTAATCATTATGA includes:
- a CDS encoding AAA family ATPase, which gives rise to MKSKRIVITGGPGTGKTSIIKKLESDGYYCYHEFIRTMTKNEIEKDNSGVFNTNPVLFASDPYEFNKQILNNRILQFTKGFLMDEDIIFYDRGIPDVLAYMDYFKQIYDGNFDNACKNHRYDVAFILPPWKDIYISDEERLENFEQAVEIYSYLKNTYERFGYKLIEVPVGQVNFRADFIEDMIKNI
- a CDS encoding RecQ family ATP-dependent DNA helicase, yielding MLYPHEILKKYWKFETFKSPQEEIIESVLNNIDTLALLPTGGGKSVCFQVPALAKQGICIVISPLVALINDQVENLKKKGIKAIALTGGLKYEEVDTMLDNCIYGNYKFLYLSPERLQQELVLDRIKQMPVSLIAVDEAHCISEWGHDFRPAYRNCYELRKVFPHINIIALTASATPEVAKDIIDNLQLENTKVFKKSFARPNISLRVIDEIDKLYRTELILKKTHGSSIIYVRNRKACIDISNLLNEKGVSSTFYHGGISSDEKNKKLNQWLNNEVKTMVATNAFGMGIDKPDVRTVIHLSLPDTLENYYQEAGRCGRDGKKAQAVILKNKDDENQVKQQFLSVLPNVEFVKLVYRKLNNYFQVPYGEGENNRFSLHFNNFCKTYSFKPTLTYNAMKVLDKYSIISLSENFNKKTTLQFITSNHELFKYMDRNPGTENICQSILRTYGGIFDMETKVNTSLIAAKTSSTEEKVYRVLKQLENDNIIKCNIQNTDAEITFLVPREDDKTINVIAKYIKQQNILKAKKVQAVINYMNNNEVCKSIQLLNYFGEKNTPPCGICSVCKSNNNKNSTEILNAIAGEIIRCLKKQPLSSRDLIQNLTFNEEAVLYAIQMLLEQEKITINQINQYQIIE
- the fmt gene encoding methionyl-tRNA formyltransferase; this encodes MRDLRIVFMGTPEFAVETLKTLINNNYNIVGVITAPDKPAGRGRRLKESAVKEYAVDKGIKVLQPVNLKDTSFIEELTSLQANLQVVVAFRMLPQIVWQMPQYGTFNLHASLLPDYRGAAPINWAIINGETKTGVTTFFIDEKIDTGEMILQKEVEINNNDTAGTLHDKLMNVGANLVLETVKLIEKDEAITKKQTETGYLKAANKIHKDTCKINWNNTSDIVYNFIRGLSPYPTAWSILYNNNEELNVKIYSTSKIVESHTLQPGQIVTTKNEMKVAVKDGFIFLTEIQLPGKRKMNITDVLNGYEFQKGAKML